The window TTTTCTCAGCATACGGACGGCTTGCACGCATTCTATCTTGCGCTTTACGCATTTTAGAAGCGGCAACCATTTCCATCGCTTTTGTGATCTTACGTGTATTTTCAACACTCTTGATCTTGGTTCTAATCTCTTTACTACCAGCCATTTTTAGTCCTAGATAGTAGAATTATTAGTAAGCGTTTGTTGCTTTGAAGTCTTGAATTGCGGCTTCAACTGCTTTTTCGTTATCGCCAGCTAAATCTTTGCTAGATTCAATGCCTTCCATCAATTTAGCGTATTTAGAACCCATGAAACCGTGTAATGCGTTTTCAAAAGCTAACACTTTATTGGTTGGAACATCATCAAAGTAGCCTTTATTAGCCGCTAACAATGTAATCGCCATTTTAGAAACACTTAATGGTGCGTATTGCGCTTGTTTCATCAACTCAGTAAACATACGACCGCGGTCTAGCTGTTTACGTGTTGCTTCATCCAAATCAGAAGCGAACTGCGCGAACGCAGCCAATTCACGGTATTGCGCTAATGCTAAACGTACACCGCCACCAAGTTTCTTAATAACTTTAGTTTGTGCTGCACCACCCACGCGAGATACTGAAATACCGGCGTTGATCGCTGGACGAATACCAGCGTTAAACAAGTCAGTTTCCAAGAAGATCTGACCATCGGTAATAGAAATCACGTTAGTTGGAACGAAGGCAGAAACGTCACCAGCCGCAGTTTCAATCACTGGCAATGCAGTCAATGAACCTGTTTTACCTTTAACAGCACCGTTAGTGAATTTTTCAACGTAATCTTCATTTACACGAGCTGCACGCTCAAGTAAACGTGAGTGGATGTAGAACACGTCGCCTGGGTACGCTTCACGACCTGGTGGACGGCGTAATAGCAATGAAATTTGACGGTAAGCAATCGCTTGTTTAGTCAAATCATCATAAACGATCAATGCATCTTCACCACGGTCACGGAAGTATTCGCCCATCGTACAACCAGCGTACGGTGCTAAAAATTGTAATGCTGCTGAATCTGATGCTGTTGCCGCAACCACGATGGTGTAAGCAAGTGCGCCGTTTTCTTCAAGTTTACGTACCACGTTAGCGACAGTAGAAGCCTTTTGGCCAATCGCTACATAGATACAGGTCATGTTTTGACCTTTTTGATTGATGATGGCATCAATCGCAACCGCAGTTTTACCTGTTTGACGGTCACCAATAATCAATTCACGTTGACCACGGCCAACTGGAACCATAGAGTCAACAGATTTCAAACCTGTTTGAACTGGTTGTGAAACTGATTTACGTGCAATCACGCCTGGTGCAACCTTTTCAATCTTGTCAGTCATTTTTGCATTAACTGGGCCTTTACCATCAATTGGTTGACCTAGTGCATTGACAACGCGACCGATTAATTCTGGACCTACTGGCACTTCTAAAATACGACCTGTACATTTACAGATATCGCCTTCAGTAATATGCTCGTAGTCACCTAGAACAACCGCACCCACTGAATCGCGCTCTAAGTTAAGCGCCAAACCGAATGTGTTGCCTGGGAACTCGATCATCTCGCCAGCCATCACGTTTGAAAGACCATGAATACGAACGATACCGTCAGTTACTGAAATTACTGTACCTTGAGTACGCGCTTCAGCTGAGGTAGAAAAATTTTCTAATCTGCTTTTAATCAGTTCACTGATTTCTGATGTAGATAACTGCATGTTAACTCCTAAATTGTTCTTTGCTTATGCTGAAAGCGTGTACGCTAAATTTTGTAACTGACCTTTGACGGATGCGTCTATCACGGTATCGCCAACAATAATTTTAATCCCACCAATCAGTTCTGAATCTACAGAAACATTGGCTTCAATTTTTTTACCGAACTTAGCTTCTAAGCGTTTTACCAAATCTTTGACTTCTGCGGCACTAGGTTTTGCAGCAGCAATAATTTGCGCATCTAAGGTGCCTTCGTCTAGCGCCTTAAGCTCTTCAAACGCTTCAGTAATCGCTGGCAAAATAGACATACGTCCGTAGTCAACCAACACTTTAATCAAGTTTTGACCTTGTTCGTTAAGCTTATCACCACACACTTTTAAAAAAACGGCTTGCAATTCGCTGCTGACCACTTTGGGATCTTGAATGTAAGCTTGCATCTGCGCGTCGCTAGCGACACTTGATGCAAAACCTAACATTTCAGACCATTTAGCCAACGACTTTTGTTCACGACCTAATTTATAAGCAGCAACTGCGTAAGGCCTTGCGATGGTTGATATTTCAGCCATGTCTTATCCTTAAAGTTCTGCTGCTAGTTTAGATAACATTTCACTGTGTGCTTTTGCGTCAATTTCTTTACGCAAGATTTTTTCAGCACCAGCAATTGCTAGCGCAGACACTTGTGAACGAAGACCTTCTTTAGCGCGGTTTACTTCTTGGTCGATTTCAGCTTTAGCACCAGCTAAAATACGCTCGCCTTCAGCTTTAGCGTTACCTTTAGCTTCTTCAACGATTTGTGTTCCGCGTTTTTCAGCTTGGCCAATAATCTCACTCGCTTTTTGTTTAGCTTCAGCTAATGTCGCTTCTGATTTCTTAGCTGCAACTTCCAAAGCACTTCTGCCTTCTTGAGCTGCCGCTAAACCATCCGCGATTTCCTTTTGGCGTGTTTCAATCGCTGATAACAGCGGTGGCCAAACGAATTTCACTGTGAACCAAATCAACACAGCAAATGCAATAGCTTGTGCGATAAGTGTAAAGTTAATATTCATTACTTACTCCAATATTTAAGTCGTTTAATTTGCGCTAAATTTAAGTAGCGCCAAATTATTTATAAGCTAATTACTTAGCTACTACACTTAATAATGGGTTAGCAAATGCAAACATCATCGCAAGACCAACGCCAATAATGAAAGAAGCATCGATAAGACCTAATAGCAAGAATACTTTACCTTGCAATTGTGGAATCATTTCTGGTTGACGAGCAGCGCCTTCTAAGAAGCTTGCGCACATAATACCAATACCGATACAAGCACCCGCAGCGCCTAAACCAATAATTAAACCAATACCAACGCCTGTGTAGGCTTGAATCATTGCTAATGCATCCATTTTATTACCCTCTCAAAAATTAAACTTACAACTAAACTAGAACTACAAAAAAATACTAAAAATTTAATACCGAAGAACTTAATGTGACTCGTGTGCCATTGATAAATAAACCACTGTCAGCATCATGAAAATAAACGCTTGTAATGCCACAATTAAAATATGGAATATTGACCAGCCAGCACCTAGAATTGCACCGAAGATTGTGCCTGAAATACCAGTGGCAGCCCACATACCGAGCAACAAGAAAATCACCTCACCAGCATACATATTGCCGAATAGTCGCAATGAGTGTGAAAGTGGTTTTGAAACGTATTCGATTAAATTGAACAGAAAGTTCAACGGTAAAACCCAGAATTTAGTGCCGAATGGCGTATAGAAAAGCTCATGAATCCAACCACCAAAGCCTTTAACTTTGATTGAGAAGAATATCATCAAGAACCACACCGCTAAAGCCAATGCAAAAGTTGTGTTGATGTCTGAAGTTGGAACACTGCGCCAGTGCTCTAGACCTAATGGCGCGTAAACGAAATGGTGCATCACATCTACAGGTAAAAAGTCCATGGCGTTCATGGCTAAAACCCATAAAAATACTGTTAATGCTGTTGGAGCGATGAAACTGTGGCGATTGCCGTGAAATATATTTTTTACCTGGTCATCTACAAAACTGAAAATTAGCTCTACAAATGCTTGACCTTTTGAAGGTACGCCAGCTGTTGCGCCGCGCGCTACCCACCAAATCAAACCCATTACTACTACACCAAGCAATACAGACATAACAAGACTGTCGTAATTTAACATCCAAAAGCTACCGTCACCAACTGGTTGCGAGTTAAAAGTTAAATGATGCGTAATGTATTCAGAAGGGGTGAGTGCTTTTTCTGCTTGTTCTATAGCCATAATCTATTATTTACTTTAATAAAATTCGTTTAAATTAAACTTTTAACTTACTAAACTTTCAATCTGCTCAAAGCGGCACCCGAAAACAGTGCAGCTGCTGCCAAACCAGCAATGAGTGCAAATGGCACTAACTGCTTATACAACTTAAATATAACTACCAATAACACGATAATTATTAAAATCTTGGTTGCTTCAGCTTTTAATAAATTGATTAATATTGCTGAAGCATCTTTATTATTTTCGCCGCGTTTTGCTACCGCTACCGCAGCACAGGCGCCTAGCACTACACTGGCACCACCTAACATCGCTGAAACACTTGCATGCAAACCCGACACAAATAAAGCCAAAACAGCAACGCTCAACGTAGCAACTAATTGAATTTTAAGCATTTTGCTAAATACATCTGATGTGTTGGATGTTGACAATTGCTTAAACCCTGTAACTGAAAACTAGTTAATTTTGACGCTTACTATTGTTGTGTTTTGCTGCTTATTTTGCGATTTTTACATGCACTATATAGCAAAGACCGCGATTTTGAATTATTACCGATTTTTAGTCAAGGATTAAGTTACAAGCATTTACATTTTGTTTAAGCAAAATGAAACACTTAGCGCGAAATTCTACTCACAATTTCATCAAGTTGATCTAAATTTGCATAGCTAATTTTTAAAGTACCAGCCCCTTTTGCATCGGCTTTAATGCTGACTGTTGCACCTAATTTATCACTTAATGCTTCTTGCAGCCTTAATACATCAGGATTTATGTGGGTTTTCTGTATTTGTTTTTGAGGCGCTTCAATGCTTGTAGCTTCTAGATTTTTTACCAGACTTTCTACTTCACGTACTGATAAATTATCCTGAACAATTTGTGTTGCAAGCATCACTTGTTGCGCACCATCTAGACCAATTAATGCACGTGCATGGCCCATATCTAGCTTGCCATGCATCAACATATCTTGCACTGGTGCGCATAAAGTGAGCAGACGCAATAAATTTGAAACCGCCACACGTGAACGACCTACTGCCGCAGCGGCTTTTTCGTGCGTCATTTCAAACTCATCAATCAGGCGTTTAATACCTTGCGCTTCTTCTAATGGATTCAGGTTTTCACGTTGAATATTCTCGATCAAGGCCATTGCCAATGCAGCCTCATCGGCGATTTCACGTACCAATACAGGCACTTCTTCTAAACCCGCCATCTGACTAGCGCGCCAGCGGCGTTCACCGGCAATGATTTCATAATGGTCGTCATCTCCGTGCTCATTAGGTATGTGACGCACCAAAATCGGCTGCATAATGCCTTGCGATTTAATCGAAGCAGCTAAAGTTTGCAAGGCGGCATCATCCATATAGCTACGTGGTTGATATTTTCCAGATTGCAATTGCTCAACTTTTAGCACTAAAAGTGAATCGGCTTCACCAACACTGCCCATATCGCCTGCAAGCAAGCTATCCAGCCCGCGACCCAAGCCTCTATTTAAGCCTTTTAACTTAGCCATGTTTTTTATCACTCCGCATTACTTCTTTTGCTAATTCCAAATAGGCCACCGCGCCTTTTGAAGCTTTATCATAATTCAACACAGGCACACCGTAGCTGGGCGCTTCTGCTAAACGAATATTGCGCGGAATAATAGTTTTGTATACCTTATCGCCAAAATGGCTGATTAGTTGCGCAGACACTTGCTGTGCGAGCATATTGCGATTATCGAACAAGGTGCGTAACAAACCTTCAATCTCTAGCGTTGGATTCAAACGCGCGCGCACTTTTTTGATGGTATTTACTAAGTCCGACAAGCCTTCTAAGGCGTAATATTCACATTGCATCGGTATCATCACGGCGCTAGAGGCCGTGAGCGCATTCACCGTGACCAAGTTAAGGGCAGGGGGGCAATCCAACAATACAAAATCATAAGGCGCAGCTTCTTCGGCGCTCACTAATTTAGCAATCGCCACTTTTAAGCGATTTTCGCGCGCCAGCTCATTCACCAACTCAACTTCCGCACCTGCTAAATCGCGATTTGATGGCGCAATATCAAAGCCGCCTTTTTCACTGGTTAAAATCACTTCTTTTAGCGACTTCTCACCAATCAACACATGATAAATACTGAACTTTAAGTGTGCTTTATCTATACCACTACCTGTACTGGCATTGCCCTGCGGATCCAAATCAATCAGTAAAACGCGCTTACCTAAACTAGCCAAACTAGCAGCCAAGTTCACGCAAGTCGTGGTTTTACCTACACCGCCTTTTTGATTAGTGATTGCTAATATTTTCATTATTTTCTTATAGGTTTATCAGAATAAAATTAACTGGATTAACTTACGACTAGACTCAATTGACACTTAAAAAAACCAGATGACGCTCTGCGTCTAAACCTGCTACTTTCAGGATTTCAATTTTGTTCACCTGCACGCCCGCACTTTTAAAATCTTGATGCTCAAACTCATGCTCTGGCATTACGCCTTTCATAGCGAGCCACAACCCATTACTGGCTAGCAAATGTTTTGTGAGTTTAACAAATAGTCCAATTTCTGAAAAAGCGCGTGAAATTATCACATCAAATTTCACGTCTTTTTTAAGCGCCTCTACACGTCCAACTTCAACCTGAAAATTGCTCAAACCTAATTCGCCTTTTACTTGTCGCATGAAGCTGGTTTTTTTAGCGACAGAATCTATCGCCGTTACTTGCAACTCTGGCAGACATATCGCCAAGGGAATGCTCGGCAAACCGGCACCTGCACCAACATCCAATAAACACTTAGGTGTTAGGGCCTGCACATGCGGTAGTACGCTCAAGCTATCTAACAAATGCAAAGTCACCATTTCTAGCGGATCTCGGATTGCCGTGAGATTATGCACTTTGTTCCATTTATCAATGAGCAACAGATAGGCAATCAATTTCGCTTGTTTTTCAGCGTCGATTTGCAAATCCATTTCGAGCAAACCAGATTGCAGCTTACTTTGTAGCGCACTTATCAAAGTCATACGGCAATTTACGCTGCTAAATCTGCAGCCGGCTTGCTACGGGATTGACGTTTCAAATACACCAATAACAAGGAAATAGCCGCAGGTGTTATACCTGAAATACGGCTGGCCTGACCTATGGTTTCTGGTTTTTGCGCATTCAATTTTTGTTGTGCTTCAATCGGCAAACCATGAATTTCACGATAATCCAAATTATCAGGCAGCCTTGTATTTTCTTGACCACGACTACGAGCGACTTCATCAGTTTGGCGATCAATATAGCCTTGATATTTGGCAGCGATTTCCACTTGCTCGCGCACAGAAGGTTCAACTTCGCCCAAGCCGATTTCACCTAATGTGAGCACAGCTTCATAGCTCACTTCTGGACGACGCAGTAACTCAAACAAACTATATTCATGCTCAAGCGGCTTGCCAAACATTTCCACCATTTTTTCTGTGGGCACATTAGCCGGTTGCACAAAAGTCTTCTTAAGGCGGTCTTGCTCGCGTTCAACCGCTTCTTTCTTGCGGCTAAAAGCCTCCCAACGGGCATCATCCACCAAGCCTAATTTGCGACCGATTTCAGTCAGGCGCATATCAGCGTTGTCTTCACGCAATTGCAAGCGATACTCAGCACGGCTGGTAAACATACGGTATGGCTCAGTGACGCCGCGAGTGATTAAGTCATCGACCATCACACCCAAATAAGCTTCATCGCGAGCAGGACACCAGGACTCTTTGCCTTGTGAATAAAGCGCAGCATTCGCACCTGCTAGCAAACCTTGCGCAGCAGCTTCTTCGTAACCAGTAGTGCCGTTAATTTGTCCTGCAAAGAACAAGCCTTGCACCATTTTGGTTTCCAGCGAGCTTTTCAAACCACGCGGATCATAGTAGTCATATTCAATCGCATAGCCCGGGCGCAGAATATGTGCATTTTCTAGACCGCGTACTGAGCGCACTAACGCTAGCTGAATATCAAACGGCAAGCTGGTTGAAATACCGTTTGGATAAACTTCATTGGTGGTTAAGCCTTCAGGCTCCAAGAAAATTTGGTGTGAATCTTTATCGGCAAAGCGGTGAATTTTATCTTCCACACTTGGGCAGTACCGTGGACCCACACCTTCAATCACCCCCGTGTACATAGGTGAGCGATCTAAACCGCTACGAATAATATCGTGTGTACGCTCATTAGTATGCGTAATCCAGCAGGGCAGTTGAGCGGGGTGATGCGCAACATTACCCATAAAAGAAAACACAGGCACAGGGTCGTCGCCCGGCTGAATCGTCATCACAGAATAATCAATCGTGCGACCATCAATTCGTGGCGGCGTACCAGTTTTCAATCTACCTGCAGGCAAACCGATTTCACGTAAACGTGCTGCTAATGAAATGGCTGGTGGATCACCTGCGCGACCAGCGCTGTAGTTTTGCAGCCCCACATGCACCAAACCACCTAAAAATGTACCCGCAGTGAGCACGACTGATTTAGAGGTAAAGCGCAACCCAATTTGCGTCACCACACCAGCAGCACGATCACCCTCTAAAATAATGTCATCCACAGCTTGTTGAAACAGCCAAAGGTTAGGCTGGTTTTCCAAGCGATGTCTAATCGCCGCTTTATACAATACGCGGTCAGCTTGAGCGCGAGTAGCACGTACGGCAGGGCCTTTACTGGAATTTAAAACTCTAAATTGAATACCGCCTTCATCCGTCGCGGCCGCCATTGCGCCACCAAGCGCATCAATCTCTTTTACTAAATGACCTTTGCCGATACCGCCAATGCTTGGATTGCACGACATTTGACCTAAAGTTTCGATATTATGTGTAAGCAATAAGGTTTTTTGCCCCATTCTGGCACTAGCAAGCGCAGCTTCGGTGCCTGCGTGCCCGCCACCGACTACAATCACATCAAAAACGTCAGGAAAATTCATATATTCAAGCTTGTCTTTCAAACAATAGGCACAATATAACAACCATCGGAATACAATCACGTCTTAAGTGATTGAAGGTATTGTGCGAAGGCTAGATTTTACTTTAATAGCCGCCAATAGTCATGTAAAAGCATGTTTTTTCACAGAATTAAGTCAACTCTTTTTACCTTAAAACGTTACCTTTACAAGATAGACACAATTTCTTAATAATCTTGGCATAATATTCGCTTTACAAAAATTAAAGCATCTTTTAGCAAACTACTTTATTATGTGAATGTTGAAGCATGATTGCTAAGCAAGAATAATTTTTTATTAAAAATAATGGAGCAGCAAATGAAAAAATTAAGTATCCTTTTAGTAGCATTGTTAGGTTTTAGCGCCATTTCTGCGCATGCCAGCATTGCAAATGCAAAAAAATTAGTATTGATCTACCATACCCAAGCCATCGCTGAAAATAAAGAATTTGCTGGGCCTTCAGCTGAAGAAGGCAAAGCTTTTTTCAATAACAAAGTTAAAACTGCTAACGGCAAAGAAGTTGCTTGCGCTTCATGCCACACTGCAAACCCAGCTGATAACGGCAAAAATATCGTCACAGGCAAAGTGATTAAACCACTATCTCCAGTGGTTAATACAAAACGCTTCTCTGACTTTGATAAAGTGGAAGCTAAATTTTCACAACATTGTGTTGATATTTTAGGCATGGACTGTACAGCAGCTCAAAAAGCCAACTACATCACTTACGTTTTAACAGAAAAAACACCAACAGTTAAAGCCAAAAAATAAGCTTTAAACTTTAAATTAAAAAGCAGTGTTTCACGTGAAACACTGCTTTTTTAACATCTAAAATTCCCCTACAACCCATATATTTTCATCAATTAAGCCTTTTACAGCTAGCACTTGCCGGGTAGTATCGTACCTCATACCTAAATTGCAGCATGCGGCATAATTTACAAGCCGCTAAAATAAACCTCGTAAAGTGGCATGTAGTATTAAACTCAAATCTGGCAAGTAAAAATCCAATAAAGCTTCGCGCATTCCCAGCATAAAATCCACTTGTGATGGCGAATTGAGGGGTAAATTACAACGCACAAAATGGAAGCTCATTAGGTTTTCATGTAAATTAGAGAGACTCTCTTCTCTTAATTTATCGGGGACATGAATACAGTATTGATGACTTATGTGTAGAATCTCACCTGACCAACTATATTTCTAGACTACATTTCAACCATTAAGATTCTAGATTACAGCAAATCGACATGATCATTTAGTTTTCACCTCCGTAGTGACAAAACCAAAGTCACCAAATGTCTATTAGAAATGCTGGAGTGATGATTGTTTCACGTGAAACACAAAAATTAACATCCTGGCTTGATAATTAAAAGGCAAAGCTATTGACGAGTGCGTGATTGCGCGCCTATAGTATGGCAAGCGTATTTGTGCAAATACCACGGCGCTTTCACCGAACAAATATTGAGGAGAACTGTATGGCGGGTAAATTCGAATTAAAAACAGCAAAAAGCGGACAATTTCATTTCAATCTATTGGCGGGTAATGGCCAAATAATTATGCAAAGCGAAATGTATGAAAGCAAAGCTAGCGCATTAAATGGTATTGCATCAATCCAAAAAAATGCCGCTGACGATGCACGTTATGATCGCTTAGTTTCAAAATCAGAGAAACCATATTTCGTACTTAAAGCTGGCAACCATCAAGTCATTGGCCAAAGTCAAATGTACGAAAGTGAGGCGGGTCGCGACAATGGTATTGAATCTGTTAAAAAGAATGCACCTGAAGCTACAGTTGACGACCAAACGGCTTAAGCTTTAATTCTTTGCCATAGTAAAAAAGGCGCCTTGAGCGCCTTTTTTACTGCTTATTAATTGTCACTTTCCGATGCAGAATTTTGAGAATATTTCGCCCAATAAATCATCCGGCGTAAATTCTCCTGTAATACTACTTAATGCGTCCTGAGATATTCTCAGCTCTTCAGCTATCAACTCCGCAGAGTTAATTTGTTCAGATGCAAAATTTAAATGTATCTGCACTTGGCTTAATGCTTCCAAATGTCTGGCGCGCGCCATAAAAACACCTTCAGAATTATTTTCATAACCTGCGAGTTTTAGTAAATGGCTTTTTAATAAATCTAAGCCGGCGCCAGTTTTAGCAGAAAGGTAGATGTGCATTGCGCCGTCTTTTTCTGCAACTAAAGCAGGTTCGTTGGCCACATCAATCTTGTTATGCACCCAAATTTTGCGAATTTCTTGCGGCAACCTAGCTAAAATCGATTTTTCAGTTTCCGTGATACCATGAGCTGCATCTACCAACAATAATGCGATATTGGCGCTTTGTGCGGCTCGCCAAGTTCGCTCAATACCGAATTTTTCTACTTCATCATCAGTTTCGCGCAAACCTGCAGTGTCAATTACATGCAAAGGTACACCATTTATTTGAATGGCATTTTTGATGGTATCGCGAGTTGTGCCTGCAATTGAGGTAACGATAGCAATTTCTTCACCTGCCAATTGATTCATCAGGCTAGATTTTCCAACATTGGGTTGGCCAACCAAAACGACATTGATGCCTTCTCGTAGTAAACTCCCTTGTTTAGCTTTTGCAAACACCGCATTCAACTCTACGATAATTGTAGCTAATTTATCTGCTACGCGACCTTGTGTAATAAAGTCGATTTCCTCTTCAGGAAAATCTAAGCACGCTTCAACAAACATGCGTAAATCGATGAGTTTTAAAAGTAGGGTATTGATGCGTTGCGAGAACTCCCCAGATAAAGAACGGACAGCACTTTTAGCGGCTTCTGCCGTAGCGGCATTAATGAGGTCAGCAACAGCTTCGGCTTGAGCTAAATCTATTTTATCGTTTAGATATGCACGGCGTGTGAACTCGCCTGGCTCAGCTTGACGTGCACCCAACTCAATACAACGCGCCAGCAAAATCTGCATAAGCGCAGTACCACCGTGAGCCTGAAGCTCTAAGACGTCTTCGCCGGTATATGAATGAGGATTGGGGTAATAAATTGCAATGCCACGATCAATTAAATCACCGTTGGCTTGTTTAAAATCTAGATAAGCTGCATGGCGTGGAGCAGGGATGTGTCCTAGAACGCCAGTAGCTATTTGACCAGAAAATGGCCCAGACACCCGTACAACACCAATGCCGCCAGCGCCACTGGCTGTGGCGATGGCGGCTATGGTGTCTAGTGGCTTAGTGTTTGCCACCTGACTTTTTCAATAACGCTGCTGCATGGATTGATTTGTTCACATACCATTGTTGCCAAATTGAGATGATGTTATTCACTACCCAATACAACACCAAACCAGCCGGGAAGAAGAAAAAGAATACACTGAATATAACTGGCATCCATGTCATCACTTTAGCTTGAATAGGGTCTGTTGGTTTAGGATTAAGTTTAGTTTGAATAATCATAGAAATACCCATGATTATTGGCAAAATATAGTAGGGATCAACTGCTGAAAGATCTTGAATCCAGCCAAAGAATGGCGCATGGCGTAATTCAATTGAGCCTAGCAACATCCAGTACAGGGAAATAAATACTGGAATCTGAATCAAAATCGGCAAGCAACCGCTCATAGGATTGATTTTCTCTGTTTTATAGAGCTCCATCATCGCTTGCTGCATTTTCTGTCTATCATCCCCAAACTTTTGTTTCATTGACTCTAAACGTGGTGCCAACTCACGCATTTGCGCCATTGAGCGATAGCTTTTTGCTGATAATGGGTAGAAAGCTGCTTTAATTAACAAGGTAAGTAAAATAATCGCCACACCCCAGTTATGTACTAAGCTGTGAATAAGTGACAACACCCAAAATAATGGTGAAGCCACCATTTTTAACCAACCATAATCCACGGTGTATTCTAGGCCTGGTGCGGTTTCAACTAAATCTTTCTTAGTTTGTGGGCCTGAGAATAAACGTGCTGGAACAGTTAAACTTGCGCCTGGTGCAATAGTGCTTAATGTACTTTTCGAACCGATTCTGTACATGTGCTCGTTAAGCTTTTCTGTATAAAACTCGCGTGCTAAGCCATCTTTAGGAATCCATGCACTCACAAAGTAATGCTGCAACAAACCAACCCAACCATCGTTAGAAGTCACTTTAAGCGGCTCTTTAGCCATATCTTTAAATGCAAGCTTTTTGAATTTTGTCGCTTCAGTATAGTAAGTGCCGCCTGTAAATGTTGGCATTAGCTTAGAGCCCTGATTAGACTCGTTATCATGCACGATTTGGTAATAAACTACTGGTGTAATAGCGGCTGCAGAGCCATTTTTGATTTCATAATTCACATCGATTGCATATTTGTTGCGATGGAAAGTGTAAACCTTATCCACAGTTACGCCATTGCCAACCCAGCTTAAACGTACCTCTAAAGTATCTTTGCCATCTTGCATTTGATAAGTGGGCGCAGCAGAAGTGAATACTGCTTTATGTGAAGGTAAATCAGCACCAATTAAACCTGTTTGCGCGACATACGTCATTGGTTTAGCAGAGTCATCTAACAAAACAAAGTTAGTTTTAACGTTATCTGATGCGCGATGCTTCAATAACTCTAGTCTACGTAAATCGCCGCCTGTGGTTTCAATATCTGCTTTATATAAATCAGTAGTGACGCTAATACGCTGACCTGCTGAGAGTTTAAAATCGCTATCAACAGCGACATTCCCAGACACGGCAGCTGTGCTGCTTGTCGCACCAGCTACAGTTTGACTGCTTTGTTGCACCACTTCGGCAGGCGCATGTTGGCGCTGCCAAGCATCCCACAACATCAAAATTGACATTGAAAATATAACAAACAGAACTAAACGTTTTGTATCCATGATTTTTAGGGCAATCTTATAAAGTATT is drawn from Methylotenera versatilis 301 and contains these coding sequences:
- the yidC gene encoding membrane protein insertase YidC, yielding MDTKRLVLFVIFSMSILMLWDAWQRQHAPAEVVQQSSQTVAGATSSTAAVSGNVAVDSDFKLSAGQRISVTTDLYKADIETTGGDLRRLELLKHRASDNVKTNFVLLDDSAKPMTYVAQTGLIGADLPSHKAVFTSAAPTYQMQDGKDTLEVRLSWVGNGVTVDKVYTFHRNKYAIDVNYEIKNGSAAAITPVVYYQIVHDNESNQGSKLMPTFTGGTYYTEATKFKKLAFKDMAKEPLKVTSNDGWVGLLQHYFVSAWIPKDGLAREFYTEKLNEHMYRIGSKSTLSTIAPGASLTVPARLFSGPQTKKDLVETAPGLEYTVDYGWLKMVASPLFWVLSLIHSLVHNWGVAIILLTLLIKAAFYPLSAKSYRSMAQMRELAPRLESMKQKFGDDRQKMQQAMMELYKTEKINPMSGCLPILIQIPVFISLYWMLLGSIELRHAPFFGWIQDLSAVDPYYILPIIMGISMIIQTKLNPKPTDPIQAKVMTWMPVIFSVFFFFFPAGLVLYWVVNNIISIWQQWYVNKSIHAAALLKKSGGKH